The DNA segment CGGAGCGCGTCCAGCCGCAGCGCCGTCAGATCGGTGCCGTCCAGCAGGATGCGCCCGGCCCCGGGGTCCTCCTCGCGGGCCAGCAGCAGGGCGACCGCGTCGGCGTCGGCGGGGTCGGCGCACACGAGGCCGGTCATGCCGCCGGCGGGTACGGACCACTCGGCACGGGTCCCGCCCGGCAGCGGTACGCCGTGGAAGCCGAGGGTGCCGAGCACCTTGCCCGGTCCGGTGTCCGGCGGGGCCGGTGTCCTGCGGGCTCCGCCGGTATCGGCCGGCTCCCCGTGCGGCGGGGACGGGGCCGCCGCCGGTTCCGGTACGGCCGGTGGCGCGCCGAGCACCTCCTGGACGCGCGCGGCCGACGCGAGGGCGCGGACACAGCGGGCGTGGGCGGCGCCGACGACGCGCATCGGGCCGTTCACGAACTGGGCGAGACCGAGTACGGCGATCAGCCGGCCGAGGCCGATCCGGCCCTCCAGGGCGAGCCCGCCGCCGACCGCGGCGACGGCGGTCAGGCAGAGCCCGGTGAGCAGGACGCCCACCGACACCAGGGCGCCCTCGGCGGACACCGCCCGGCGCGCCGCGCGTACGGCCGCCCTGCTGTCTTGGGCGTAGTCGGCGGCGACCGCGCGCTCCGCGCCGATGCCCTTGAGCACCCGCAGCCCCCGGACGAGTTCCTCGGCCAGGGCGGTGGCCCGCGCCTGCCGGTCCTGCTCGGCGCCGCTGGTGCGGCGCAGGACGTGGGAGAGCCGGTTCTGTGCGAGCAGGACCCCGGCGGTGCCCGCCACGACGAGCGCGCCGAGCCCGAGGGAGATGCGCAGCAGCAGCACCGTGGAGCCGAGCAGGACGACCACCGCGGCCACCGTGCCGGCGAGGGCCCCGGCGAAGGCGCCCACCCGCTCGGCGTCGCCGGAGGCGCGGCTGAGCAGGTCGCCCGGCACCAGCCGTACCCCGCCGGCCGGGCGCAGGACGCGGTCCGCGAGCGCCATGCGGATCCGGTGCTCGGTGTGCTGCCGGGCGCGCACCGACGCCCGCGCGCCGAAGCGGTACGACAGGGACAGCAGCAGGAAGTCCAGCGCCAGCAGCCCGAGCCAGCGGACCGTGGACGCGGGCGTGGCGGACCGGACCGCCTCGCCGACCGTGGCTCCGACGATCACCGGGACCAGCGCCTCGCCCAGTTGGTGGGTGCTGAACAGTACGGACGCCAGCAGCAGATCCCGTCGGCGGTTGCCCAGGGACCACCACAGCAGCGCCCCGGGCGAGGCGGCCGGGGCCGGGGCGGCGGAGCGGGGGGCCGCGGCGGCGGGGCGGCGGGGAGGGGCGGTGGCGGGTACGGTCACCCGGCCACGTTAGGGTCACCTTACTTTTGTCGTAAACGCAGCAGGGCGCCACCGTATGTCGCACATCGGACATGGGCAGCGGGCGGGGCGCGTGAGCAGGAGCGGGAACGCCGGGCATGGCACACGAGCAGACCATCGGGCTCGAACGGTTCGAGATGGTCCGGGGGCAGACCTTCCGGCACCACGTCCATGACGAGCACCAACTCGCCTGGGCCAGCACCGGTGTGGTCATGGTCGACATCCAGGACCGCTGCTGGGTGCTGCCCCCGCATCTGGCGCTGTGGATCCCGGGCGGTCTCCGGCACGCCACCGGGGCGCTGCGGAAGTCGGTGCTCCAGGGCGTCTATCTGGACCCGGCGACCTGCCCGCTGGCCTGGTCCCGGCCGACCGTGCTCGCCGTACCGCCGCTCGCCCGGCATCTGATCGGCCACCTGGCCGGCGAACTGCCGCCCACCGGGCGCGCGCACGCCGAGGCCGTGCTGCTGGATGTGCTGCGCCCGGCGGAGGCCGCCGTGTTCGAGCTGCCGCTGCCGGTCGATCCGCGGGCCCGGGAGGCCGCCGCGCTGCTGCTGGAGGACCCCGCGGACCGGCGCGGGCTGGGCGAACTGGGGCGGGCGGTCGGCGCCAGCGAGCGCACCCTGCTGCGGCTCTTCCTGGCCGGGACGGGGATGACGTTCACTCAGTGGCGGACCCATGCCCGGCTCCAGGCGGCCCTCGCGCAGCTCGCCGAAGGGCAGCCCGTCGGACGGGTGGCCGAGCGGGTGGGCTATGCGACGCCCAGCGCGTTCGTCGCCGCGTTCCGCCGGGTGACCGGGTCCACGCCCGCCGCCTATTTCGCCCGGTCGCGGGGGGAGACGAGCGGGCCGGAGTGACGGCCGGGGCCTTTTCGGCCCGGCCCTCCCGGTGATGGCGGATCGGCGACATGAGGTGGCGTCCGACCCTCTTGCCGCGCCCGAAGCGACGCCTCTACCTTCTTAGGTAAGGCTAAGCTAACTCTCCCCGCCGGTTCCTGGTATCGGCAGGTATGTCGCCGAGGAGCACGATGGGCACCACCACGATCAGCACCACCGATACGGTGCCAGGAGCCGGGGACACGGACCGAAGACCGCGCACGGCCGGGCTCGCCGTACGGCTGCTCGGCCTTCTCCTCGTCTGCGGACTGCTGGTCCTGGTCACCGTGGTGAGCGTCGCCGTCGGAGCCAAGGCCATCCCGCCCGGCGAGGTGCTGCGCGTCCTGTTCCACGGCCGGGCCTCGGTGGACGGCGCGGTCGTCCTCGACCTGCGGCTGCCGCGTACGCTGCTCGGCATCACCGTCGGTGCCGCGCTGGGTCTCGCCGGCGTCCTGATGCAGGCGCTGACCCGCAATCCGCTCGCCGACCCCGGCATCCTCGGCGTCAACATGGGCGCCTCGGCGGCCGTGGTCGTCGCCATCGCGCTGTGGCGCACCACCGATCCGTCCTTCCGCGTCTGGTTCGCCTTCGCCGGCGCCGGACTGGCCGCCGCGCTGGTCCAGTTGCTCGGCTCACGCGGCCGGACCGGGCCCGCGCCGGTGCGGCTCGCCCTCGCGGGTACGGCGGTCAGCGCCGTGCTGAGCGCGCTGATCTCCGTCGTCACCCTGCTGCGACCGGACGTGTTCGACCAGTTCCGGTTCTGGGGCGTGGGCTCCCTGGCCGGGCAGCCGATGTCCGTCCTCACCGGGATACTGCCGTTCCTCGGCGCGGGCGCGCTGCTCGCCCTCGGCCTGGCCGGTTCGCTCAACGCGCTCGCCCTCGGCGACGACACGGCCCGCGCCCTCGGCACCCGCGTCCTGCGCACCCGCGTCCTCGGGATGCTCGCCGTCACCCTGCTGTGCGGGGCGGCGACGGCGGCCGTCGGCCCGATCGCCTTCGTCGGCCTGGCGGTTCCGCATCTGGCCAGGGCGTTCACCGGGCCGGACCACCGCTGGCTCATGCCGTACTCCATGGTCCTCGGAGCGAGCCTGCTGCTCGGGTCCGACATCCTCGGCCGGGTGGTCGCCCGGCCCGGCGAGATCCAGGCCGGGATCGTGACGGCCTTCGCCGGAGCGCCCGTCTTCATCGCCCTCGTCCGCCGCCGCAGGATCGCCGAACTGTGACCACCAGAACTTCTGCCCGCCCCGCCCGGCGGGACCCCGTCCTCCTCGGCGAGGTCCGCCACGGCACCGTCCTGCGCGGCCGCGTGCTGCGCCTGAACGGCGGCCGGATCTCGCTGCGCTGGCAGCCGCGCACCGTCGTGGTCTGCCTGCTGCTGGCCGCGGCCTGCCTCATCACGGGCGTCATCGGCCTGACCACCGGCACGTACCGCGTCCCGCTGCCGGACGTGCTCGCCTGTCTGCTGGGCCACGGCTCCGGGGCCGAGTCCTTCATCGTCGTCGGTCTGCGGCTGCCACGTCTGGTGTGCGCCCTGCTGGCCGGCGGCGCGCTCGGGATGAGCGGCGCGGTGTTCCAGAGCATGTCCCGCAATCCGCTGGGCTCTCCCGATGTCATCGGCTTCACCAGCGGCGCGGCGAGCGGTGCCGTGGTGCAGATCGTGCTCTTCCACGGCGGACCGTACGCCACCGCCGTCGCCTCGATCGGCGGCGGCCTGGCCACGGCGCTGCTCGTCGGCCTGGTCGCGGCGGGCCGGGGTCCGGCCGTCGGCCACCGGATCGTGCTGATCGGGATCGGCGTCAGCGCCATGCTCACCTCGCTGACCGCGTATCTGCTGACCCGGGCCAGCCTGTACGAGGCGCAGGACGCGCAGATCTGGCTGATCGGCAGCCTCAACTCCGCGAGCTGGTCCGTCGTCACGCCCCTGGCCGCGGCCCTGGCGGTGCTCGTCCCGGTGACCGTCGTCGCCTCGCGGGCCCTGCACTGGCTGGAACTCGGCGAGGACACCGCCCGGGGCCTCGGGGTGCCGGTGGGGCGGGCCCGGATCCTGCTGGCGGTCGCCGCCACGGCCCTCGCCGCGGCCACGACCGCCGCCGTCGGACCCATCACCTTCGTCGCCCTGGCCGCCCCGCATCTGTGCCGACGGCTGGTCCGCTCCCCCGGCGCGCCGGTGGTACCGGCCGGTTTCATGGGCGCCCTGCTGCTGACGGCGAGCGACTTCGCCGCCCAACGGGTGCTGCCCGGCACCGAGTTGCCGGTCGGCGCGCTGACCGGAGTGCTCGGCGGGCTGTATCTGTGCCGGGTGCTGGTCACCCGGCGGCGGGCGGGCCGGGCATGACCGGCGCCCGCGCCGGCAGGTGCCTGCGGCCACTCCTCGCGCCGGCCCGCGAGGGGTTACCCCCCACGGGCCGGTGAACTCCCGCGCCCGCCCGTCCGCTTTGCGCACTCTCACCCAGCGCTCTCTTCGCCCTGCGCCGCCCTCCCCGCTCGCCGCGCGGCCCCGGCGGCACGCTCTCCCCCTCGTGGCCCGGCGAGCCGCGCCCTCACCTCAAGGACACACCCATGCCCAGCGCAACCCCGCAGCGTTCCCACGACACCCTCCGCCTGCCGCCCGCCGCCCGCGGCACGCGCCCGACCCGGCGCGGACTCCTCGCCGGCGGACTGGGAACAGCCGCTCTCCTCGGCCTCTCCGCGTGCGGGACCGGCGGCTCCGCCCCGGCCGGCGGGTCGGGCCCGGACAGCGGCGCGTGGTCCTTCACCGACGACCGCGGCCGTACCGTACGACTGCCCCGGCGGCCGAAGCGCGTCGCGTTCCTCACCGACACCGTCGGCGCCGCCCTGTGGTCGGCCGGGCTGCACCCGGTCGCCGCCACGGACTCCGGGCAGGGCATCGTCCCGGCCGTCGAGCCGGACTGGTCCGGTGTCACCAGGATCTACTCGGCGGACAAGGGCGTACGGCTCGAAGCGCTCGCCCAGGCCCGCCCGGACCTGCTGATCGACGCCGTGCAGCCGGACGGCAGCCTCCAGGTCGCCGCGCAGCTCCCGGAGGTCACCAAGATCGCCCCGGTCGTCGGACTGAGCGCCTACCGGTCGATCGAACAGATCGCCGGCACCGCCGACCGGCTGACCCAGGGTCTCGGCGCCCGGCTCACGGACGGCGACGCGAAGACCCGCTACCAGGAAGCCGGCACGCGGCTGCGCAAGGCAGTCGCCGCCAACCGTGACCTGCGGGTCGCCTTCGTCTTCGGCATCGACAAGAACACCCTCGGCGTGATGAACCCGAGGACCTGGGCCGTGCTGAAGACGGTGAGCGCGCTGGGAATGCGCCTGGTGCCGGTGCCCGGCGGCTCCGCCAACACCTACAGCCAGGCCGTGAGCTGGGAGAACGTCCCGTCCATCCCGGCCGACCTGCTGGTGTGGGCGGTGTCCGACCCGCTGCCGGACAACCCCCTGTGGAAGCGCACGCCCGCCGTCGCCGCCGGACAGCTGTTCAAGCCCGAACTGGCCTCCTGGTACGCCTACAGCTGGGCGAACTTCACCGTCCTGCTCGACGGCCTGGCCACGCGGGTCCACTCCGCCCGCGCGGGCGTCGGACCGCACCCCGCCTCCTGAACCCCCGCACTCCCCCGGCCACCCCGGCCACCCCCTCCGGCTTCCCACACCTGGACCCCTCATGACCTCCGTACCCTCCCCCGCCCGCGCGTCCGCCCGGCGGCGCCCCGCCCGCCCGCGCCTGCTGCGCCCGGCCGTCGCCGCCGCCGCGCTGGCCCTGGTCCTCACCGCCTGCGGCTCGTCCTCGACCACCACCGGCGGCGGGGACGGCAAGGCCGCCGCGACCCGGGTGGTCGGCACGGCGCACGGCAAGGTGACCGTGCCCGCCCATCCGCTGCGGATCGTCTCCGTGCACTCCTGGTCCACCGAGTCGCTGCTCGACCTGGGCATCCGGCCCGTCGGCGTGGAGAACAGCGGGGCCAACTACGTCCCGCCGCGCTATCTGAAGCGCTGGAAGGCCGCGGCGAAGGTGACGACGGGCGCCGACATCGACTACGAGAAGATCGCCGCGCTCAAGCCGGACCTGATCGTCGGCGTCGACGTGCCGTACCTGTCCAAGGCGTACAAGAGGCTCTCGGCCATCGCGCCGACCGCGTTCGCCTCCTTCGACGAGTCCTCCTCCTGGTCCACGTATCCGCAGGCCACGGCCACCTTCGTCAACGGCACGGCGCAGCTCACCCGGCTCAAGCAGAAGTACGACGACCGGATCGCCGCGGTGCGCACGTCCCTCGGCACGAAGCTGACCGACAGCAGCTGGGACGTGATCCAGGGCGGCTTCGACAGCGGCAACTACTGGATCTACAGCCCCGCCTCGCCCGTCGGGGACATCCTCTCCCGGCTGGGGGTGCGCTTCGCCTCCGCCACGGCCTCGGTCGGCAAGGGCGGAACCAAGTCCGTGTCGTACGAGCGGGCGGACCTGCTGAAGGACGCCGACTACGTCGTCTACTACACGAACAACGACGGCTCCCCCGCCAACGACATCCAGAAGCTGTTCGCCCTGCGGACGTTCAAGGAGCTGCCGGCCGCGAAGAAGCACCGGGTGGTCGGCACCCCCGACTTCCTGCCCGGCTCGTACAGCGACGCGATGGGCGTGGTCGACAGCATCGAGAAGGGGCTGCGGGGGCAGTCCGGCTGACCGGGGCGGATACACAGGCGCCCACCGCGGTCCGCGACCGCGGTGGGCGTCGGCCCCCCGGAGAGGGAGGCCCGGTGAAGCGACTCCGTCACGCCTTGTGCTGCATGGAACTCCGTGCCGGGTTGCCCTGTTCGGCGGCCTTGGGGTCCTTCTCGTCCGCCTTGGCCCGGACGCCGTCGGCGATGCGCTTGCCGATGGTCTCGTCGATGTTGGACCAGTACTCGAAGGCTCGCTGGAGGACCGGTTCGGTGACCCCGTTGAGGAGGTGCCCGACCACGTTGTCGACCAGCCGGTCACGCGCGGCGTCGTCCAGGACCTCGCGCACCATGGTTCCGGGCTGCCCCCAGTCGTCGTCCTCCGGGTGCGAGACGTAGGCCGAGCGGGTGATCTCACCGTCGGCCGTCCAGCTGGGCGGCGACCCGTAACGCTCGGTGTCCGCCGCGGGCCCGCCCTTGGAGTTCGGGGCGTAGACGGGGTCGGTGGTGTTGCGGTACGCCATCGCCCCGTCCTTGGAGTAGGTGTGGACGTCGACGACGGGCGCGTTCACCGGCAGTTGCTGGTAGTTGGCGCCGATGCGGTGGCGGTGGGCGTCCGCGTAGGAGAACAGCCGGGCCAGCAGCATGCGGTCCGGGCTCGGTCCGATGCCCGGGACGAAGTTGTTGGGCTGGAACGCGGCCTGCTCGATCTGGGCGTGGTTGTCCGTGGGGTTGCGGTCGAGCGTCATCTTGCCGACGCGGATGAGCGGGTAGTCGCTGTGCGGCCACACCTTGGTGAGGTCGAACGGGTTGAACCGGTAGTCCGCCGCCTCGTCGTACGGCATCACCTGCACATACAGGGTCCAGCTGGGGAAGTCGCCGTCCCGGATGTGCTCGAAGAGGTCCCGCGTGTGGTAGTCGGTGTCGGCCGCGGCCATCTGGTCGGCCTCGTGCTGGGTGAAGAACTCGATGCCCTGATCGGTCTTGAAGTGGTACTTCACCCAGAAGCGCTCACCGGCGGCATTGATCCACATGTAGGTGTGGGAGGTGTACCCGTTCATGTGGCGCCAGGTCCGCGGGATGCCCCGGTCCCCCATCAGCCAGGTCACCTGGTGGGCCGACTCCGGGGAGAGCGTCCAGAAGTCCCACTGCATGTCGTGGTCGCGCAGGTTGTTGTCCGCGCGGCGTTTCTGGGACCGGATGAAGTGCTGGAACTTCATCGGGTCCTTCACGAAGAAGACCGGCGTGTTGTTGCCGACCATGTCGTAGTTGCCCTCGCTGGTGTAGAACTTCACCGCGAAGCCGCGCGGGTCGCGCCAGGTGTCCGGGCTGCCGCGCTCACCGGCGACGGTGGAGAAGCGGATGACCAGGTCGGTACGGATACCGGGCTGGAACAGGGCCGCCTTCGTGTACGCGCTGACATCGTCCGTCACCTCGAAGTGACCGAAGGCGCCGCTCCCCTTGGCATGCGGCTGGCGCTCGGGGATCCGCTCCCGGTTGAACTGTGCCATCTGCTCGATCAGATAGGCGTCCTGCAACAGGATGGGTCCCCCGGGGCCCACGGTGAGCGAATGTTCGTCGCTCTCGACCGGTGCGCCGGAATCGCTGGTGGTGGCGGGTCGGATCTCCGTCATGGGTCTGCCTTTCGTGGTGCGACACCGATGTCGTCGCGGCTGCCGGACGCGGACCTCCACCGCACGCCACCCGGCCGCGGTGGAGACGGTCCTGTCCGGCACCCCTGTCCCACAGGCCGCGTGTCCAGGAGAGGGCGCGATAAACACGTGTGTCCCGGTAAGTCGTGCGTGAGCCGTGCGAGAGCCGGCGATCACCACAGGCAGTGACCGCCACCCGCCCGCGCCCGACGCGGAGACGATTCCAGTCTCCGATCCGGCCCCGCGCCCTGCCACCCGTGCGCGGCAAGCGAGGCCCACCCGGCGGGGGACGCCACACGTGTGGCGTCCCCCGCCCGACGGTCAGCTCACCAGGACGACTTCGTCACCCCGGGCAGATGTCCGGCATGCGCCTGCGCCCGTACGTTCACCCGGGAGAGGCCGAACCTGCGCAGGTGGCCGCGGGGGCGGCCGTCCAGGCTGTCGCGGTTGCGGACCCGGGTCGCGCTGGCGTCCCGGGGCTGGCGGCCGAGTTCCGCCCGCGCGGCGGCCTTCTCGTCGGCCGTGGCCCGGGGGGACGCCAGGACGGACTTCAGTTCGGCGCGGCGCGCGGCGTGACGGGCCACGATCCGCTTGCGCTGCTCGTTCTTCGCGATCTTGCTCTTCTTCGCCATCAGACCCGCTCCCCACGGGCTCGGATCCGGGCGATGGCGGCCTCGACACCGAGGGCGTCCACCGCCCTGACGGCACGCGCGCTCAGCCGCAGCCGGACGTACCGCCCCTCGCTGGGCAGCCAGTAGCGCTTGTTCTGGATGTTGGGGTCGAACCGGCGTGGGGTGCGCCGGTGCGAGTGGGAGATCTTCTTGCCGAAGGACGGCCGGGCGCCGGTCAGTTGGCAGTGGGCGGACATGCGGGGTGCTGCCTTTCTCTCCACCGATGCTTATCGGTAATGGAAATCATTGTCGTATACTACCTCCCATGGCTCGCAACGAGGTACGCCCGATCATCAAGCTCCGCTCCACCGCCGGCACCGGCTACACGTACGTGACCCGCAAGAACCGCCGGAACGACCCGGACCGGCTGGTGCTGCGCAAGTTCGACCCCGTAGTCGGACGCCATGTCGGGTTCCGCGAGGAACGCTGACCGCTCCCACCGTCCGACCGACCTCACCCCGACCCAGGGAAGAGACACCATGAAGCCCGGAATCCACCCCGCCTACCGCCCGGTCGTCTTCCGCGACAAGGCCGGCGGCTTCGCCATCCTCACCCGCTCGACCATGACCAGCGACCGGACCATCGCCTGGGAGGACGGCCGCACCTACCCGGTGGTCGACGTCGAGATCTCCTCGGCGAGCCACCCCTTCTACACCGGCACCGCCCGTGTGCTGGACACCGCCGGGCGCGTCGAGCGCTTCGAGCGCCGCTACGGACGCGAGGGGAACCGCCGATGAGCGCCGGAGCACCGATGCCGGTGGTGATCGTCGGCGGGCTGCACGCCGACGCCCGGCGCGAGGCGGTCGAGACGCTGCTGCGCGAGGTGCCCGGCAGCGTCGCCCTGCACCACGATCTGTCCACCGGTCCGGCGGGCACCGTGCGCCGGACCGTCCGCGACGCCACGGGCGAGACCGCGTGGGGCGAGACACCCCTGGTCAACGACTGCGCCTGCTGCGCCCTGCGGGAGGACCTGGTGCCCGAGCTGGAGCGGCTGGCCGACGGCGGCCTCACCCGTCTCGCGGTCGTCGAGCTGTGGGACTCCGTGGAGCCGCGCGGCATGGCCGAGGTGATCGCCGCTCACGGCGGCGGCGCCTTCCGGCTCACCAATGTGCTGACCGCCGTGGACCCCGCCCTGGTGCTGCCCGCCCTGTCCAACGGAGACGATCTCGCGGAGGCCGGGCTCGCCGCGGCCCGGGCGGACCGGCGCACCGTGGGCGACACCTTCGCCCGGCAGCTGGAGTACGCCCCCGTCCTCGCCGTGGCCGAGGGCCCCGCCACCGGACTCGACGACCTGGCGCTGCTGCGGCAGTTGCATCCCCTCGCGAGGCGGCTCCCCATCGGCTCGGGGCAGTTGGGCCCGGCCGCGGTCGCCGGGTTCGACGTGGCCGCGGCGGCGGCCGCACAGCATCCGGCCTGCGCCCGGCTCCCGCACGACTGCGACGAGCACGGCATCGGCACCCTCGTCTGGCGGCGCCGCCGGCCCTTCCACGCCGGTCGCCTCTACGCCGCGTTGGAGGATCTGTGCTGCGCCGCGGCCCGTAGCCGGGGGCGGTTCTGGCTGGCGGACCGGCCCGACAGCCTGCTCGCCTGGGAGGCCGCCGGCGGGGCGCTGTGCGTGGAGAACGCCGGGCCGTGGATGGCCGCGCTGCCGGACGCCGCCTGGGAGTTGATGCCCGCCGAGCGCCGTACCGCCGCCGCGCTGGACTGGCACCCCGAGCACGGCGACCGCGGCCAGCACCTCGTCTTCACCTCCCCCGGGCTCGACCGGGCGGGGCTGCTCTCGCTGCTCGACTCCTGCCTGCTCACCGACGACGAGCTCGCGTCCGGGGCCGAAGCCTGGCGGCGGCCCACCGGTTTCGACGAACTGCTCGACCCCGTCTTCTGACCGGTCCCGGATCCGTACCCCGCACCTCGTACCCGACCCTCTGAACCGTTCCCGTACCCCGTCCCGCGAACCGTTCCCGTACCCCGTCCCGCCCCCGTCCCGAGGAAGATCCCATGGCCCGCCC comes from the Streptomyces sp. SUK 48 genome and includes:
- a CDS encoding ABC transporter ATP-binding protein; translated protein: MTVPATAPPRRPAAAAPRSAAPAPAASPGALLWWSLGNRRRDLLLASVLFSTHQLGEALVPVIVGATVGEAVRSATPASTVRWLGLLALDFLLLSLSYRFGARASVRARQHTEHRIRMALADRVLRPAGGVRLVPGDLLSRASGDAERVGAFAGALAGTVAAVVVLLGSTVLLLRISLGLGALVVAGTAGVLLAQNRLSHVLRRTSGAEQDRQARATALAEELVRGLRVLKGIGAERAVAADYAQDSRAAVRAARRAVSAEGALVSVGVLLTGLCLTAVAAVGGGLALEGRIGLGRLIAVLGLAQFVNGPMRVVGAAHARCVRALASAARVQEVLGAPPAVPEPAAAPSPPHGEPADTGGARRTPAPPDTGPGKVLGTLGFHGVPLPGGTRAEWSVPAGGMTGLVCADPADADAVALLLAREEDPGAGRILLDGTDLTALRLDALRATVLVCHHEPVLLPGTVADNLAALTEDPAAVAEAAHAAFADEVVRALPHGAHTTVGDRGETLSGGQRQRVALGRALAARPPVLVLHDPTTAVDAATEDAVADRVRRVREHRTTLVITTSPAWLARCDRVVHVPAADRVVTP
- a CDS encoding helix-turn-helix transcriptional regulator, encoding MAHEQTIGLERFEMVRGQTFRHHVHDEHQLAWASTGVVMVDIQDRCWVLPPHLALWIPGGLRHATGALRKSVLQGVYLDPATCPLAWSRPTVLAVPPLARHLIGHLAGELPPTGRAHAEAVLLDVLRPAEAAVFELPLPVDPRAREAAALLLEDPADRRGLGELGRAVGASERTLLRLFLAGTGMTFTQWRTHARLQAALAQLAEGQPVGRVAERVGYATPSAFVAAFRRVTGSTPAAYFARSRGETSGPE
- a CDS encoding iron chelate uptake ABC transporter family permease subunit — translated: MGTTTISTTDTVPGAGDTDRRPRTAGLAVRLLGLLLVCGLLVLVTVVSVAVGAKAIPPGEVLRVLFHGRASVDGAVVLDLRLPRTLLGITVGAALGLAGVLMQALTRNPLADPGILGVNMGASAAVVVAIALWRTTDPSFRVWFAFAGAGLAAALVQLLGSRGRTGPAPVRLALAGTAVSAVLSALISVVTLLRPDVFDQFRFWGVGSLAGQPMSVLTGILPFLGAGALLALGLAGSLNALALGDDTARALGTRVLRTRVLGMLAVTLLCGAATAAVGPIAFVGLAVPHLARAFTGPDHRWLMPYSMVLGASLLLGSDILGRVVARPGEIQAGIVTAFAGAPVFIALVRRRRIAEL
- a CDS encoding iron chelate uptake ABC transporter family permease subunit, whose amino-acid sequence is MTTRTSARPARRDPVLLGEVRHGTVLRGRVLRLNGGRISLRWQPRTVVVCLLLAAACLITGVIGLTTGTYRVPLPDVLACLLGHGSGAESFIVVGLRLPRLVCALLAGGALGMSGAVFQSMSRNPLGSPDVIGFTSGAASGAVVQIVLFHGGPYATAVASIGGGLATALLVGLVAAGRGPAVGHRIVLIGIGVSAMLTSLTAYLLTRASLYEAQDAQIWLIGSLNSASWSVVTPLAAALAVLVPVTVVASRALHWLELGEDTARGLGVPVGRARILLAVAATALAAATTAAVGPITFVALAAPHLCRRLVRSPGAPVVPAGFMGALLLTASDFAAQRVLPGTELPVGALTGVLGGLYLCRVLVTRRRAGRA
- a CDS encoding ABC transporter substrate-binding protein; the protein is MPSATPQRSHDTLRLPPAARGTRPTRRGLLAGGLGTAALLGLSACGTGGSAPAGGSGPDSGAWSFTDDRGRTVRLPRRPKRVAFLTDTVGAALWSAGLHPVAATDSGQGIVPAVEPDWSGVTRIYSADKGVRLEALAQARPDLLIDAVQPDGSLQVAAQLPEVTKIAPVVGLSAYRSIEQIAGTADRLTQGLGARLTDGDAKTRYQEAGTRLRKAVAANRDLRVAFVFGIDKNTLGVMNPRTWAVLKTVSALGMRLVPVPGGSANTYSQAVSWENVPSIPADLLVWAVSDPLPDNPLWKRTPAVAAGQLFKPELASWYAYSWANFTVLLDGLATRVHSARAGVGPHPAS
- a CDS encoding ABC transporter substrate-binding protein yields the protein MTSVPSPARASARRRPARPRLLRPAVAAAALALVLTACGSSSTTTGGGDGKAAATRVVGTAHGKVTVPAHPLRIVSVHSWSTESLLDLGIRPVGVENSGANYVPPRYLKRWKAAAKVTTGADIDYEKIAALKPDLIVGVDVPYLSKAYKRLSAIAPTAFASFDESSSWSTYPQATATFVNGTAQLTRLKQKYDDRIAAVRTSLGTKLTDSSWDVIQGGFDSGNYWIYSPASPVGDILSRLGVRFASATASVGKGGTKSVSYERADLLKDADYVVYYTNNDGSPANDIQKLFALRTFKELPAAKKHRVVGTPDFLPGSYSDAMGVVDSIEKGLRGQSG
- a CDS encoding catalase encodes the protein MTEIRPATTSDSGAPVESDEHSLTVGPGGPILLQDAYLIEQMAQFNRERIPERQPHAKGSGAFGHFEVTDDVSAYTKAALFQPGIRTDLVIRFSTVAGERGSPDTWRDPRGFAVKFYTSEGNYDMVGNNTPVFFVKDPMKFQHFIRSQKRRADNNLRDHDMQWDFWTLSPESAHQVTWLMGDRGIPRTWRHMNGYTSHTYMWINAAGERFWVKYHFKTDQGIEFFTQHEADQMAAADTDYHTRDLFEHIRDGDFPSWTLYVQVMPYDEAADYRFNPFDLTKVWPHSDYPLIRVGKMTLDRNPTDNHAQIEQAAFQPNNFVPGIGPSPDRMLLARLFSYADAHRHRIGANYQQLPVNAPVVDVHTYSKDGAMAYRNTTDPVYAPNSKGGPAADTERYGSPPSWTADGEITRSAYVSHPEDDDWGQPGTMVREVLDDAARDRLVDNVVGHLLNGVTEPVLQRAFEYWSNIDETIGKRIADGVRAKADEKDPKAAEQGNPARSSMQHKA
- the rpsN gene encoding 30S ribosomal protein S14, with amino-acid sequence MAKKSKIAKNEQRKRIVARHAARRAELKSVLASPRATADEKAAARAELGRQPRDASATRVRNRDSLDGRPRGHLRRFGLSRVNVRAQAHAGHLPGVTKSSW
- the rpmB gene encoding 50S ribosomal protein L28, giving the protein MSAHCQLTGARPSFGKKISHSHRRTPRRFDPNIQNKRYWLPSEGRYVRLRLSARAVRAVDALGVEAAIARIRARGERV
- the rpmG gene encoding 50S ribosomal protein L33, whose product is MARNEVRPIIKLRSTAGTGYTYVTRKNRRNDPDRLVLRKFDPVVGRHVGFREER
- a CDS encoding type B 50S ribosomal protein L31, with the translated sequence MKPGIHPAYRPVVFRDKAGGFAILTRSTMTSDRTIAWEDGRTYPVVDVEISSASHPFYTGTARVLDTAGRVERFERRYGREGNRR
- a CDS encoding GTP-binding protein — its product is MSAGAPMPVVIVGGLHADARREAVETLLREVPGSVALHHDLSTGPAGTVRRTVRDATGETAWGETPLVNDCACCALREDLVPELERLADGGLTRLAVVELWDSVEPRGMAEVIAAHGGGAFRLTNVLTAVDPALVLPALSNGDDLAEAGLAAARADRRTVGDTFARQLEYAPVLAVAEGPATGLDDLALLRQLHPLARRLPIGSGQLGPAAVAGFDVAAAAAAQHPACARLPHDCDEHGIGTLVWRRRRPFHAGRLYAALEDLCCAAARSRGRFWLADRPDSLLAWEAAGGALCVENAGPWMAALPDAAWELMPAERRTAAALDWHPEHGDRGQHLVFTSPGLDRAGLLSLLDSCLLTDDELASGAEAWRRPTGFDELLDPVF